The genomic DNA CATTTTATCATGAAAGCTTTTTTACATAAATATCCTGAGGTAGGGAAAGCCCTTAAAAATAGATATAAAAAATATAATGATTGTATAGATGAAATCAATAGACTTGAGGAAGCGGGAAAGGTTTATGTATTTCGTCCACAAAAAGAATTATTTGTAAATCGTTTAGAAAAAGATATTGAAAAATTAAATGATTTATATGAGCAAGGATATTATGAAGCAATGGAGCAAATGGATAGTTTTAAAAATTGGATAACAAATATAAAAAAATATAATAGTTTAAGTTTATAACATGCCATATTTCTTTTTTATTAAAGCAAGGATTAGAATCATAATAGGAAAAATGACTTGAAAGGGAAAAGCGTAATATCTCCATATGGCATTTGTCCATAAACTTACATCTATCATATTTTTATGTAGAAAATCTGATAAATTAAGCATAAATAAAGCTATTGGAGTGACGATGAATCTATAGTCTTTCATATTGAATATTTTTGTAATTCCTTTACAAGCAGCTAATAAACAAATAGATATTTTAACAAATCCACCTAAAAAGAAGGATATGGATACAATTACTTCAATTCTTTGTAAAAAATCACCGATCATAATTCTGCTTACAGAAGCATAGGAAGGGAAAAATAAAGATGTGTAAGAAGGAACTCCTAAGGTTAAAAGGTTTGTTAAACTAACGGTAAAAATTAGAATGCTTCCAATGATTAACCCTATAGAATATATTTTATAGGGTGATTTTTTATGTTTAAATTTTGAAAAAACAAAACAAAAAACGATAGTTTCTGCAAAAGGAAAGGAAAATATTCCAAAAGCTCCCTTCATAATAGGCAATATTCCATGTGATAATATGGGATAAATACGATTGATATTAAATTCAGGAATTAGCAATAAGGTGCCTATTACAACTGAACATATTACTCCTAATATACTAAGTTGTGCCCACCTACCTAATAGGGTTATTCCTTCTTTTATAGCCCAGGTACATAAAAAGATAATGCATATCATAGGAATCATTTTGGGAGTTTCAGATATAGAAATGATAGTAGGGAATTCACCAAAATCATTTAAGACTAATGTACCTAAATGAATAGAAAACCAAACATATAGTAAACATAGCGTTTTCCCTAAAAGTTTTCCTAATACGAGTTCAAAAATGTCAAATAAGTTCTTGTGAGGAAAAAGGGAATGAAGTTTAGCATAAATGATCAATACGGGAAATGCAAATAGGATAGACAATAAAATAGCTAGCCATGCATCTTGTTTTGCTTCTCCTCCTATTCCAAATAAGAGAGCACTTCCTCCTATAAACAAAACCATAAGGGATATAGCTTGATGGTCTGAAATCATTTCTTCTTTCATATTTTTCCCTCCACAAAATAGCATAGAATACATTTATTATTTCCTATAAGAGATCAATCTATCCAATAAATAAAAGGATGATTGTTTTAATGAAGTTTAAAATATAATATGGAACACATATAGGCCTTTCTACATAATCTGTATCAGGGAAAAAATTTTACAGATAAAAGGAGGTGTAGTAGATGGCTGATAAACAATGTGGAGGAATTGGTGGTATATTTGGTGGATGTGATGATAGTTTACTATTTTTCTTCTTATTACTTGTAATATTATTCTGTTCTCCATGGATTGGTGGAGGTTGTGGTAGAGGATGCTAAAGTTTTGAAGAGTTGGGAGATCCCAACTCTTTGCTTTTTTATTTTTTAGGAAATTATGTGTTTGATAAAATTGTGGATAACTCTAGAAAGTTAGATTTTCATCAAATTTTAAGCAACGGAAATTCTGAATGAAATGAAAGAATTCCGTTGACGTCATGAGCAATTCCGAAATGGATATGCAAATTTTTGATAAAAATAGTCAGAAAATTATACAATTTGTCGCAAAAAACATATGGAATATATTACTTATTTATCCAATTTTGTTATATAATAAGAAGTGGGTACTCTAGAGTATACAATAAACAAAAGGGGAGAGAGATTTATTATGAAAAAAGTAGTGAAATTTGTAGAAAAAAATTCTCTACATCTATTGTCAATGTGTGCATTATTTGTAGGAGCAACAGCAGCTTCAGCAGCTACAATGTGGTATAGCCATCAAGTAAAATGTCCAGAGGAATTATTAAAATAAAAATATAGTTTTATGTCATTCTTTAGAATACATAAAAAATAAATATTTTATGTATTTATTTAAAAAGGTTTCTTATGATGGCAAGCCCTTTCATAGGAGCCTTTTTTAATCATTTACGTTATAAAGTTTTAGATAATTCGCAATTTTAGATATTTATTTCAAAAAAATCTATCTATCTTATAAAGTGAGATCTTGTTCTTTAGTAGAGGAGTAGAATTATGAATATGTATAGTTTTGTAAATGAAATTTTATTTGCTGCTCTTGAAGGATTTGTGATTTTAACTATATTTTTAACTTTATTTAATAAAAAAAATTTTATACAACAAAATATAGTAAAGACATTTGTATTTGTATTTTTATATACAGTGTTTTCGTATTGGGCATCTACTTATATACCTGTAGGCTATCATACTATAATTATAGTTACTTTTGCAGTCATTAGTCTTTCGTTTATTACATCTTCCCATTTAATACATTCATTTATTGTAGTCATGATTAGTTCTATTTGTTTTATGATTATAGAAAGTACTGTTGTAATGATGTTTGCTATATTTAAAGATGTTAACTTTGCTGATATTATAAATATTTCAAAGATTAAATTTGAAATATCTCTATTAATTAAGGGCATAGAATTGTTTTTAAGTTTTCTTATTTATAGAAGTAAAAGAACTTATCTAAAGGATTTATCTATAAATTCAGGAAATAGTGGAATTACTTATTTATTATTAGGAATATTTCTGATGGGTGTTTTTATCTTTAGCATAAATTATATTATTGCCACTAAGGTAAATATTATTTTATATGAAATACTATTATTCTTCATTTTTGTACTTTTCATTTTTTGTGGTATTTTTGTATATAAAGAAAAAGAACAACTACTAAAAATGAAACATAAAGTTCATTTACAAGAAGAGTATATTAAAAATATTGAAACGGTTATTAATATTATCCGACAAGAAAAACATGATTTTATGAATCATATGAATACAATTCATGCCATATGTTCCTTAAAGAAATCTAATGCTATTGAACAAATTGATAAATATGTAAATAAATTAACGAATAATTTACAAGTGTCTTATCATTATTATAATACGGGAAACGACTATGTAGATGGCTTACTTGCAGTAAAAAGCAATTTTGCTTTTCAACATAATATTTCTTTTGAAGTAGATTTTGAAAATTCCTTATATCATATTGATTTGGATGAATATGATCTTGTGAGTATTATTAGCAATTTAATAGACAATGCTTTTGAAGCTATTATTGAAAATAAAAGATTAGAAGATGAAGTGGTATCTGTTTGTACATATATTGAAGATAGCATATATTATTTATCAGTTGCAAATACAGGACCTCCTATTTCACAAGAAATGATCAATAAAGTTTTTGATAAAGGATTTTCTACAAAACAAAACAATAAAGAGGATCATGGATTAGGATTATATATTATAAAGGAAATCATACAAAAAAACAAAGGAGAAATTATTGTTTTGAGTAATGAGAATGAAACACAATTTTTAGTAAAGTTTTATTTAAAGGAGTGTAGTTATGGAAAGGATAGCTCAAAATATCACAAACTCAATACAGCGTAATAATTCAAATTTAACTAGACTTCAAATTTTAAAAATAAAATTTGGACTAGAATGTTTATTAGGGGAACTGACAAAAACTATTCTTTATGTAGGTATATTTTCAATCTTTTCATTGACTAAAAATTTTTTAATAAGTTTACTATTTTTTTGTTCAATTCGCTCTGTAGCAGGAGGGTATCATGAGGCAACATATTGGAGATGTTTTTGTACGAGCTTTTTGATATTTAGCATTGCTGTAATCGCAGGAGTTCAATTAGATATATCTTCAAATGTAAGAGTAATTATGTTGCTTGTATCAATGGTATTAGTATGGATATATGCTCCAGTAGATCATCCTAATAAACCTATTATTAGTGAACTAAGAAGAAAAAAATTAAAATATATTTCTTTATTGCTAAGTATATGTATGGGAGGAATGAGCTTCTTCCTTTCAAAAAATTATGCCATTACGGCTATGATGGCTATATTACTTGAAGCATTATCTTTACCAATGGGAAATTTTTCAAAAAGGAGTATGGAAAGTGAAAGTGTTAAAAGGTGAAATAATAAACAATGGTATGGTAATGAATACATCTGCTGTACCTTATGATGATAAGAAGGGGTTTTTCATTGCACTAGTCGCCATTAGTGAATCTTTAGAAATAGATGTTCCCATATGGACATCAAGAGAAGATTATTTTCTACAAAGAAACAAAGAAGTGGTCATCTGTTTAAGAGAAAATATATTTTTAAGGATATATAGTGAGTAGCTGCATGACCATAAAGGAGTTTCTATTCAACTTGTAGAAACTTCTATTTTTATAATACATAGGAAATGATATGCTTAATAAAATTGTAAATAAGCTTATAATTTTTGTTATGTATTTCAAAAAAGTCTATCTATTAAATTTTTCTAAGGAAGACTTTTTTATATTTTTGATGTTTTTTATATGAGATAAAACATCATAATATTCATTTAATAAATGATCTAATTGTTGGCTAATAGACAATACTTCATAATCAAGAAGATCATTCTTACTTTCGATAATGATATGCATTTTATTTCTCAATTCTATGATTTGTTCTTTAAGTTCTTTTTGTTTACTCATTTTCAATTATCCCCTTTTGATTGTATAAAAAATTATGTATTTCAAAAAATTTTACTTATAAATCTTCCAAAGGAAGACTTGTTGATTAAAATAATCATCGGCAAGATTAATCTATATTTTAGCATTGTTGTAATTAAATGTCATGTGAAATGTGAAAAATAGGAAATAAGTTTTAATATGAATAAAATAAAATCATGAAATTTTAAATAAAAGAAATCTTCACTAATTGACAAATATATTCTGTTATAGTACAATTTTTATGGAACATGTTCCATGCAGTTTAAATATGAAAATATTTGAGAAGTGTATGGAATATAAAAACAAAAAAGAAGGAAATAAATATGATATATATAGGAATCGATTTAGGCACATCCTCTGTAAAACTATTAGCTTTAAATGAGAATGGAAATATATTAGGAGAGGTTACAAAAGAATATCCTGTTTATTATCCAAAATCAAATTGGGCTGAGCAAAATCCAGAGGATTGGTGGAATCAAACAAAACAAGGATTAAAAGAATTAATAAATAGATATGATTTGCCAAAAGATCAAATTCAATCTATTGGATTTAGCGGACAGATGCATGGGTTAGTAGCTCTTGATGAAAATGGAGAAGTATTGTTACCTGCTATATTGTGGAACGATCAAAGAACGGTGGATGAATGTATAGAAATTGAGAATCACTTTGGGCAAGAAAAGCTAACACAATTTGTAGGGAATAAAGCTTTAACAGGATTTACAGCACCTAAAATATTGTGGCTTAAAAAAAATCACAAAGAAGTATTTGAAAAGGTACAACATATTCTTTTGCCAAAAGATTATATAAGATATAGACTCACAAAAGATTATGCAACAGATGTATCGGATGCTTCAGGGATGCTTCTTTTAGATGTAAAAAACAGAAAATGGTCAAAAGAGATGATAGAATTTTTAGGTATTCATGTGGATATGTTGCCAAAGGTTTATGAATCTTATGAAGTAACAGGAGTATTATCAGATGAAATCAAACAATATTTAGAAATAGAAAACGAAGTACTCGTAGTAGGAGGAGCATCAGATCAAGCAGCAGGTGCTATTGGAACAGGAACTGTAGAGGATGGAATTATATCTATTACACTAGGAACATCTGGAGTTGTATTTGCTTCTTGTGATGAATTTGTAGTGGATGATGAAAATAGGCTTCATTCTTTTTGTCATGGAAATGGAAAATATCACCTTATGGGTGTGATGTTATCAGCTGCTAGTTGTTTAAAGTGGTGGGTAGAGGATGTAAATTGTGGAGTATCCTTTGAAGAACTATTACAAGAAGCACAAGAAAGTGAAGTAGGGGCAAATGGAGTGATTTTCTTACCTTATTTAATGGGAGAAAGAACCCCTTATGCAGATCCAGATGCTAAAGGAACTTTTATAGGGCTGAATATGAAAGTAAAAAGAGGAGATTTAACAAGAGCAGTACTAGAAGGTGTTTCATTTGGA from Inediibacterium massiliense includes the following:
- a CDS encoding GerAB/ArcD/ProY family transporter, which translates into the protein MKEEMISDHQAISLMVLFIGGSALLFGIGGEAKQDAWLAILLSILFAFPVLIIYAKLHSLFPHKNLFDIFELVLGKLLGKTLCLLYVWFSIHLGTLVLNDFGEFPTIISISETPKMIPMICIIFLCTWAIKEGITLLGRWAQLSILGVICSVVIGTLLLIPEFNINRIYPILSHGILPIMKGAFGIFSFPFAETIVFCFVFSKFKHKKSPYKIYSIGLIIGSILIFTVSLTNLLTLGVPSYTSLFFPSYASVSRIMIGDFLQRIEVIVSISFFLGGFVKISICLLAACKGITKIFNMKDYRFIVTPIALFMLNLSDFLHKNMIDVSLWTNAIWRYYAFPFQVIFPIMILILALIKKKYGML
- a CDS encoding cyclic lactone autoinducer peptide produces the protein MKKVVKFVEKNSLHLLSMCALFVGATAASAATMWYSHQVKCPEELLK
- a CDS encoding sensor histidine kinase, which codes for MNMYSFVNEILFAALEGFVILTIFLTLFNKKNFIQQNIVKTFVFVFLYTVFSYWASTYIPVGYHTIIIVTFAVISLSFITSSHLIHSFIVVMISSICFMIIESTVVMMFAIFKDVNFADIINISKIKFEISLLIKGIELFLSFLIYRSKRTYLKDLSINSGNSGITYLLLGIFLMGVFIFSINYIIATKVNIILYEILLFFIFVLFIFCGIFVYKEKEQLLKMKHKVHLQEEYIKNIETVINIIRQEKHDFMNHMNTIHAICSLKKSNAIEQIDKYVNKLTNNLQVSYHYYNTGNDYVDGLLAVKSNFAFQHNISFEVDFENSLYHIDLDEYDLVSIISNLIDNAFEAIIENKRLEDEVVSVCTYIEDSIYYLSVANTGPPISQEMINKVFDKGFSTKQNNKEDHGLGLYIIKEIIQKNKGEIIVLSNENETQFLVKFYLKECSYGKDSSKYHKLNTA
- a CDS encoding accessory gene regulator ArgB-like protein, whose amino-acid sequence is MERIAQNITNSIQRNNSNLTRLQILKIKFGLECLLGELTKTILYVGIFSIFSLTKNFLISLLFFCSIRSVAGGYHEATYWRCFCTSFLIFSIAVIAGVQLDISSNVRVIMLLVSMVLVWIYAPVDHPNKPIISELRRKKLKYISLLLSICMGGMSFFLSKNYAITAMMAILLEALSLPMGNFSKRSMESESVKR
- a CDS encoding aspartyl-phosphate phosphatase Spo0E family protein, producing the protein MSKQKELKEQIIELRNKMHIIIESKNDLLDYEVLSISQQLDHLLNEYYDVLSHIKNIKNIKKSSLEKFNR
- the xylB gene encoding xylulokinase, which gives rise to MIYIGIDLGTSSVKLLALNENGNILGEVTKEYPVYYPKSNWAEQNPEDWWNQTKQGLKELINRYDLPKDQIQSIGFSGQMHGLVALDENGEVLLPAILWNDQRTVDECIEIENHFGQEKLTQFVGNKALTGFTAPKILWLKKNHKEVFEKVQHILLPKDYIRYRLTKDYATDVSDASGMLLLDVKNRKWSKEMIEFLGIHVDMLPKVYESYEVTGVLSDEIKQYLEIENEVLVVGGASDQAAGAIGTGTVEDGIISITLGTSGVVFASCDEFVVDDENRLHSFCHGNGKYHLMGVMLSAASCLKWWVEDVNCGVSFEELLQEAQESEVGANGVIFLPYLMGERTPYADPDAKGTFIGLNMKVKRGDLTRAVLEGVSFGLRDSLEILKDLNIPIHQIRVIGGGAKSQLWKQILANILNHSIDEINTNQGGALGAAILAAVGVGKYKNVEIGCKTLIKRINQINPQKEFVNTYEQIYKKYQLLYGSLKDWFKS